A part of Streptomyces sp. NBC_01210 genomic DNA contains:
- a CDS encoding Pls/PosA family non-ribosomal peptide synthetase, with the protein MSSETTTGTDGAAVGTEGLLAEVLAGVLRTERVPVDGDFFADLGADSLVMAQFCARVRKRDDLPTVSMKDIYQHSTVRSLAAAFTDSTFSPPQEDAPSDGVVESPTDVPAAGTKSPLGEVLAGVLGTEQVPVDGNFFTDLGADSLVMAQFCARVRKRDDLPTVSMKDIYRHPTISSLAAAFADAPAAVQPAAPGHAPSQPSQPAPGTADAPSDASGAPQSGPWRYMLCGTAQMLMFLVFSSLGATIAVLGYDWTLEGSGTAGVYLRAVFFSTALFLGICALPIAAKWILIGRFTPRRFPVWSSAYLRFWCVKTLIRTSPVRLFTGSPLYVLYLRALGARIGKDVAILSRTVPVCTDLLSIGDGTVVRKDVLLSCYRAHDGWIEMGPVTLGADVTVSEQAVIDIGTSMGDDTQLGHASSLHSGQAVPAGESWHGTPAQPTTTDFRAVEPSACGPLRRALYSLSQLLAMLLVYLPLTLAGVSLVFTVVPQLNAVFTPGPPAFTSPTFYLEALVASLMAFFGGILVGLLVVSTVPRLLSLAIKPGRTYPLYGFHHSIQRAITRLTNIRFFTTLFGDSSAIVHYLRCLGYNLCNIEQTGSNFGTLVKHDTPYLSTVGSGTMVADGLSIINADFSSSSFRFSPTSIGPSNFLGNRIAYPSRGRTGDNCLLATKVMVPIDGPVREGVGLLGSPSFEIPRTVLRDTQFDHLAHGDELRRRLAVKNRHNALTAGLHLLVRWFHFFVLALITMAAVELYRTIGVPAFVLAGLLTWTFTVVYFALVERAVTRIRPVKPLNCSIYEADFWGHERFWKLTSHQYMQAFNGTPFKSMVWRLLGVRIGRRVFDDGCSITERTLVSIGDGCTLNAGTVIQCHSQEDGAFKSDHATIGAGVTLGVNTLVHYGTTIGDRAQLAADSFLMKGEEVPSQARWGGNPAREDTAVARVP; encoded by the coding sequence ATGTCTTCCGAGACCACGACGGGCACGGATGGTGCGGCGGTTGGCACCGAAGGGCTCCTGGCCGAGGTTCTGGCCGGTGTTCTGCGTACCGAGCGGGTGCCGGTGGATGGTGATTTCTTCGCGGATCTGGGTGCTGATTCGCTGGTGATGGCTCAGTTCTGTGCACGGGTGCGCAAGCGGGACGACCTGCCGACGGTGTCGATGAAGGACATCTATCAGCACTCGACGGTTCGGAGCCTGGCCGCTGCGTTCACGGACAGTACCTTCTCCCCGCCGCAGGAGGACGCCCCGTCCGATGGGGTGGTCGAGTCCCCGACAGATGTGCCAGCCGCCGGCACCAAGAGCCCACTGGGAGAGGTGCTGGCGGGAGTCTTGGGTACTGAGCAGGTGCCCGTGGACGGCAATTTCTTCACGGATCTGGGTGCTGATTCGCTGGTGATGGCTCAGTTCTGTGCACGAGTGCGCAAGCGGGACGACCTGCCGACGGTGTCGATGAAGGACATCTACCGGCACCCCACGATCAGCAGCCTGGCCGCCGCGTTCGCGGACGCTCCCGCCGCTGTCCAGCCCGCGGCACCGGGGCACGCGCCGTCACAGCCCTCCCAGCCGGCCCCGGGAACTGCCGATGCCCCGTCCGACGCATCGGGTGCGCCGCAGTCCGGCCCCTGGCGGTACATGCTGTGCGGGACGGCCCAGATGCTGATGTTCCTCGTCTTCTCCTCCCTCGGCGCCACGATTGCCGTCCTCGGTTACGACTGGACCCTGGAAGGCTCGGGGACGGCCGGCGTCTACCTCCGGGCGGTGTTTTTCAGTACGGCGCTCTTCCTCGGCATCTGCGCGCTGCCCATTGCGGCCAAGTGGATACTCATCGGCCGCTTCACCCCGCGCAGGTTCCCGGTGTGGAGTTCCGCCTACCTGCGCTTCTGGTGCGTCAAGACCCTCATCCGAACCAGCCCGGTGCGTCTGTTCACCGGTTCACCGCTGTACGTGCTCTACCTCAGGGCCCTCGGCGCACGCATCGGAAAGGACGTCGCCATCCTTTCCCGCACCGTCCCAGTCTGCACCGACCTCCTGTCCATCGGTGACGGCACGGTCGTCCGCAAGGACGTGCTGCTGTCCTGCTACCGGGCGCACGACGGCTGGATCGAGATGGGCCCCGTCACCCTCGGCGCGGATGTGACCGTCAGTGAGCAGGCCGTCATCGACATCGGAACGTCGATGGGCGACGACACCCAACTGGGTCACGCCTCATCCCTGCATTCCGGGCAGGCGGTTCCAGCCGGAGAGTCGTGGCACGGCACGCCGGCGCAACCGACGACGACCGATTTCCGGGCTGTCGAGCCTTCCGCGTGCGGCCCCCTTCGCAGGGCCCTCTACAGCCTGTCGCAGCTGCTTGCCATGCTGCTGGTGTACCTGCCGCTGACGCTGGCAGGGGTGAGCCTCGTGTTCACCGTGGTGCCGCAGCTGAACGCGGTGTTCACCCCAGGGCCGCCGGCCTTCACCAGCCCCACGTTCTACCTCGAGGCGCTCGTCGCTTCCCTGATGGCCTTCTTCGGCGGCATATTGGTGGGCCTGCTGGTGGTGAGCACAGTGCCACGGTTGCTCAGCCTGGCGATCAAACCGGGCAGGACCTACCCGCTGTACGGCTTCCACCACAGCATCCAGCGGGCGATCACGCGGCTGACCAACATCAGGTTCTTCACCACGCTCTTCGGGGACAGCTCCGCGATCGTGCACTACCTGCGCTGCCTCGGATACAACCTGTGCAACATCGAGCAGACCGGGTCGAACTTCGGCACGCTGGTCAAGCACGACACCCCATACCTGAGCACGGTCGGCAGTGGAACGATGGTCGCCGACGGCTTGTCGATCATCAACGCCGACTTCTCCAGCTCGTCCTTCCGCTTCTCCCCGACCTCGATCGGGCCGAGCAACTTCCTCGGCAACCGCATCGCCTACCCTTCACGCGGCCGGACCGGCGACAACTGCCTGCTCGCGACGAAGGTCATGGTCCCCATAGACGGGCCGGTGCGCGAAGGCGTGGGACTGCTGGGCTCACCCAGCTTCGAGATCCCGCGCACGGTGCTGCGCGATACCCAGTTCGACCACCTGGCCCACGGTGATGAGCTGCGCCGCCGACTCGCTGTCAAGAACAGGCACAACGCGCTCACCGCGGGCCTGCACCTGTTGGTGCGATGGTTCCACTTCTTCGTGCTCGCCCTCATCACCATGGCCGCCGTCGAGCTCTACCGGACCATCGGTGTGCCGGCCTTCGTGCTGGCCGGCCTGCTCACCTGGACGTTCACCGTCGTCTACTTCGCGCTGGTCGAACGGGCCGTCACGAGAATCCGCCCGGTGAAACCGCTGAACTGCTCGATCTACGAGGCCGACTTCTGGGGGCACGAACGCTTCTGGAAGCTGACGTCGCACCAATACATGCAAGCCTTCAACGGCACCCCGTTCAAGTCCATGGTCTGGCGGCTGCTGGGCGTGCGGATCGGCCGCCGGGTCTTCGACGACGGCTGCTCGATCACCGAGCGGACCCTCGTCAGCATCGGGGACGGCTGCACCCTCAACGCCGGGACGGTCATCCAGTGCCACTCGCAGGAGGACGGCGCCTTCAAGTCCGACCACGCCACGATCGGCGCGGGCGTGACCCTCGGCGTGAACACGTTGGTCCACTACGGGACCACGATCGGCGACCGGGCACAGCTGGCCGCCGACTCCTTCCTGATGAAGGGCGAGGAAGTTCCCTCTCAAGCGCGGTGGGGCGGAAACCCGGCTCGAGAAGACACGGCCGTGGCCCGCGTTCCTTGA
- a CDS encoding transposase, producing MSCFRGEFYAWLGARRDELFELTDAVLCADGPVRSPVNLTLLPDHRRGHGALHGGVTAARSSSASSAMRWRASAAAAPGRAAGPSRRPGPSPP from the coding sequence GTGTCATGCTTCCGGGGCGAGTTCTACGCGTGGTTGGGGGCACGGCGCGATGAGTTGTTCGAGCTGACGGACGCGGTACTGTGCGCGGACGGGCCGGTCAGATCTCCGGTGAATCTGACGCTGCTGCCCGACCACCGGCGCGGGCACGGCGCGTTGCACGGAGGAGTGACCGCGGCCAGATCGTCGTCGGCCAGTTCCGCAATGCGTTGGCGGGCCTCCGCTGCCGCGGCTCCCGGACGGGCGGCTGGTCCAAGCCGGAGACCTGGCCCGAGCCCGCCGTAA